Below is a genomic region from Helianthus annuus cultivar XRQ/B chromosome 2, HanXRQr2.0-SUNRISE, whole genome shotgun sequence.
TACATGGAACACGATATTTCGGGCCTGCTTTCTTGCCCCGACATTAAGTTTACTGAATCACAGGTTAGTCTGCACAAGTTCAAGTAAATTTGATCATAATTTTTAGGATCTCGGAGTCAAATCGGCTGACTTTTGTAATTTGATCATGAAACAGATTAAATGTTACATGAAGCAGTTGTTATCTGGGCTTGAGCATTGTCATTTGCGTGGCGTGATGCATCGTGATATTAAAGGGGCGAATCTTTTGGTAAATAATGAAGGTGTTATGAAAATTGCGGATTTCGGGTTGGCGAATTTTTGTAATATGTCTGGCGAAAAGAAACAACCGTTGACTAGTAGAGTTGTGACGCTATGGTATAGACCGCCTGAACTTTTATTGGGGTCGACGGATTATGAAGCTTCTGTCGATCTATGGAGTATCGGGTGTGTTTTTGCAGAATTGCTTCTTGGTTCACCTATTTTACAAGGAAGAACAGAGGTATTATTAGTCCCTTTGACTCTCAAAGGTCAAACTACTTACTTTTCAACTTCAAAATTGTGCACGGTtcgggttttggttttggttttttaCAACCATTCggcttttgaaacaaagtacGTAAGATTCATAAATAAAAAGTATAATCCAAGATTTAAGAATCTTTCTTGGATGTTTACGTTTATATTAATAGATTAACctttttagttagttttgttCACATAAACCTAATATCCTAATCTATTTTTATGATTCTTAAAAGTTTTATTAagatattttcttttataatactttgaaaattaattaattttaatgtTAAATTTTGTTAAATTCATTCAAAGACAAGAAACATGTTAATGTTCGTATTATAAATACTTAACATCTAAGAATAAAATTAGTAATTCTTAAATCAATATATAACAAACATCTAAAAATGAATGTTTAGGTTATTCGGTTCGCTACAGTTATTTCAGTTTTCATAAAATCTAAAACCGTAACCGAATCGTAAATTTCGGTTTGTTTTTTTCCCGCTCTTTTTGTGCGGTTCGGTTAAATTAAAtcgttttttttttgggtttggtTTTTCGGTTTTCTGGTTTTCTTCTGCTCACCCCTATTCAAAATAGCTTCTATAGTATGGTTTATAGGGAAAACCGTATAATAGATAGAGTAATATATGTAACAATCGATCGTTTGAAACAATTTTTGTTGAAAATAGTTAACGGCTTTATTAGATTTCGTAGTTCAAAACGCTATATCTTTGGCTCTCAAGAAAGACTATGCTGCTGCATTATATTTTTGAATCAGAATTAATAGGAAATGTGACAGGTTGAACAATTGCACAAAATCTTTAAGCTTTGTGGCTCGCCACCGGACGACTACTGGAAAAAGTCAAAGCTTCCTCATGCGACATTATTTAAACCGCAACATGCTTATGAAAGTTGTTTATGGGAGACTTTTAAAGACCTTCCAAAATGTGATGTGGAACTTATTGAAACCTTGCTGTCTGTGGAGCCGTATAAGCGAGGGACCGCCTCATCTGCTCTTGCATCTGAGGTACCATtcgttaattaaataatattgtCAAGTTGCCATATTTTGACTTTCAAAGTCTGCCCAATTATTCAAAATAGATACACTTGTTCTTAAGAGAGTAATTAGTATCAGCATGTAAAGGTTCTAAGAAGTATTTAAAACTACatttttgactttttaaagtcaaatGAGCAGTTACATGGAACTTTTTAACTTGCTCTGCACAAAGCTATAACTGGTTTAAATGGTTTTGAAACATTCTTTTCTATCCGACAACAGTATTTCAAGACGAAGCCGTATGCATGTGATCCATCAAGCTTACCAAAATACCCTCCAAACAAAGAGATCGATGCAAAGCATCGCGAAGACTCAAAAAGGTAGCAACTTGAAACTGAATTTAGAACATAACCCTTTTCGTATTAGATCCAAATAATGAGAAATTATTATGTCTTTTATAGGAAAAAGCCCGTTAGACCTCGTGGGCCCGAAGTCTCACGACGGTTAGCCAGAAAACAAAATGGCTTGACTAAATTGGCACCTGAAGAGGTCTGTGTTCTATATCTACGCAAGCCTATGGTCTCTTGTTCCTTTTCATCTAATCTTGTAATTAATTGAATGTTATTTACAGAGTTTACCAGGTCAAAGTCAAACCCGGCTTAAAATCAACGGAAATAGTTTGGATACTAAGAAAGGAGGAGATCTAATTTTGGGATTTGAGCTACGAAAGCCTTCTATAAACACGATAGATGACGACGGTTCACATACAAAACACGCATCCCAAGGAGACATTCCATATTCGGGACCTTTACAAGTTCCGGGCTCAAGTGGGTTCGCATGGGCTAGAAGACGATTGGATGATTCTTTATCCATAAGGTCACGCAGCCGGTCCAGTTCAAGAAGCTTGATTTCTGAACCTTCTGGCCCGTTACATTTGAAGAGCTACGAGTCTAAATGTAATGAAAATCTTGACCGGACTGGTTCCAGAGGTCGGGAGTCCAATGGGCTGGTCATTAAGAACTGGAACCAATTAGAGCGACCCGATTCATTTGATGCTGGGTCAGATGGGTTTGTCAAGAGAATGAATATGGTAAGTTATTTAAGTCCATTAATAATGTATATATTTCGTCATTGATACGAaatttgattgttttaaatgTTGGTTTATAGATGTATCATGATCATGAAGAGAAGGTTGAGTTGGTCGAGTTTTCGGGACCTTTGTTGTCTCAACCAAATCGTATCGATGAACTTCTAGAGAGACATGAACGACAGATTCGCCAAGCGGTTCGAAGATCATGGTTCCAAAGAGGTAAAAAGCTTATTTTTCCAATTTTGATTTATGTAGTCAAACGTTgacttttgtaatttttatttgtttgtgCAGGGAAGAAAGTGGGCTAGTGAATTAGAGATGTTTCTTGACATGGTTGACCCTTTTATCATAATAAGGTTTTTTTGAAGGTCCAAATGTTGTGAAACTTGAACCTTTGAAGGATGATTAAGGGTCCAAATGTTGGTTAACCAATAGGGTACATGAGTTGAAGGGTTCATGGATCATGGTCTTGAATAACTATATTGAGTTAAGATTTAATTATATCTATTAGAATTATGTTGGGTAATTAATGTAGGTTCAATCAATATCTACACTACCCATATTTCCTCTATATAATACAACTAGTTGAGGctccgcccgcgttgcggggcgatggccgaatagttatcaatcaattaaaaaaacattactataattttgctaggaaaaaaactaaaacgatgataagactgtaattttgggctcagggcaaaactgtaatttttcaggactaatgagcgagtgttaggcagctcctttaGACGAAAAAAatttaaatcgagtcaaccaattaaaaaaaaaacttttatagttttgctagaaaaatTAAAACGATGGGGAAAACGTAACTTTGAACTGAGGGGGAAGTCATAATTTTGtttcagggataaaatcgtaaattaaatggaccaatggggttgaggacaaaatcgtaacttggctatGTGaggaaaaaactaatggcaaaactgtaaatttaaacggggcaaaatcgtaattttgaaccgagggcaaaattgaaatttttcgCTGGGaaaaaagcgtaaatttattttaaaataggggtaaaaacataattttgaacagatGGCAAAATCGTTATTATAAGGAAAAAaacctaatggcaaaactgtaaatttaaacggagCAAAATCATAATGTTGAACCGAGGGAAAGATTGAAAATTTTTAGCTGGGaacaaaatcgtaaatttatttttaagtgagagtaaaagcataattttgaactgatggtaaaatcgtaattttaaaacgggATAAAAAcgtaaatttgttgggccaataggGAAGTGACATGCATGACTATAAATAATAACGGGAAAAAATcgtaatttagaaaaaaaaaatcaaatggtGGCAGGTGGCCGCCCACCTCCACCAATCCAATGGAATAACTATTGCCGGCACTGTATTTTGTTATAGTAGATAATAtaatgtaaaggttatttaataCATAGTGTTATTTGTTTTACTGTTCAAGGGTGGGGAGTATCTGAATACCCGATTGAAGGATGTAAATGAGTCGAACCGAGCCAGGTTGGGCTCGAGCTTGGGATCAAAGTTAAATGAGCCAACTTGTGACTTGAGCTTGGCTCGTAAATAACTCGAGTCAACTTGTATGTTTTTAAGTATCTTTaaatactttttatatttttttacataatttgaaatatttaaaaacaaaaaaaagttgttaATAAATTGGCCAAAAGCTAGAAAATAGGAAAGAACTAATTAAACTAGTGGGCCAAAGATGGTACTACAAAAATCTACAAGTAGCTTACAAATGTATGAAGAGACCCTTCTAATTATAAATGTCTTCCCTTATCAAGTTATATTCATTAAGGTAAGAGGGGTGCTCCCTTCTAGGTTAACTCCCCTCTTCATCTCCTTTTATGCACTCAATCACACGAGATGCTCCTCTTGAGGTGAATGGTAAAcaattttttcttttaaaaaaatagaaatgtGATAGGTGGGAATGAATGAGCCCCTACTAGGGATGCAAACGAATTAAGCGgttcgcgagctactcgagatcggctcgagaaaaagctcgaaacgagtcgagccttatcgagcccgaacCGAGCTTGAGCttcaaaacaaagctcgtttgtttatcgagcccgagctcgagcctcacttGTGAAgttcgttaggctcgtcgagccttatcgagccttagtgtaaacgagccgagttgagtcgagcttatttaaacttgtttacaagccgacctcgaacctaaaaataagcttatctagtaaacgagcccgagcccgagctttacttatcgagctcgcaagcctaaaaagtctattatttatattatttttatttaatatactaattaatagataataaacgagtcgagcccgagccgagctcgagcttgataaaatacaaacgagccgagctcgagctttgaaaacaaatctcgaatcaagccgagctcgagcccgagctctcataagttaatcgagctcgagcttgagcctggccgagcttgggctcagctcggctcgtttgcacccctagccCCTACATGCAAACTCCCCCTCTCTCCTCATCCTTCCTCGGTGACTATTCACTGAAATCCCAATCAAACACTCACCTAATGTTGATGACGGCGATGTTCCCCTTAGATAAACTCAATTACCGAAGACACTCCCCGCCGGTGTCCTGTTCACCCTTAAGTCAATGTGTGACAAGGTAAAAAAACAAAGGTTTACATGTACTTTTACGGATCATTACAATTCGCAGCTTcataatttatttttatctaaAATTTCAATAATAGTAATTCTAAGATTCAAATATGATAAGTAGTTTGTTCATGGATTTCATATATACCAAGTCATGTGATTGGTCCAAAACATTGATTCTAACCATTTTAGAAAGGTTTAAACATTAGCATATCAAGAATGTGTGTTAATAAAGGAAATAAAATAATGCTTTTTTGTTAAACATCTTTCTTTGTAAACACATGTGACCTTATGTCTCTTTCGACTTTAAAAGAACAATACTTCTTATGTATGCACTGATATgatttttactttgtttttaaTTTGAAAACACTCACTTAGGCAAGATTCCCTtgagtttgtatgaaaaacatgttttataatttttgttttataattttgttttataAGATTCACTTGAGTTTATATAAATCATTTGTAAATATACTTTTTTGTTTAGGTGATTATATTATTGGAGTCAGGATATAATAGAAAGTTTTTTTTGTCAAGTAATCTTGATCATCAATTgatttaatcaagggctaagattaaatggttgaaattgaagaaaAAAAAGGAGGCGCGTGGGTTTGTGTAGTGGCAATCTAGTCAATCCAgagcaatagtttctctctcctcgaATTCTCCCATTTTCTAAATGTTAATAACtgtttcatacgacattatttttttataaaaattgcacaaaaaaacgagcgtttttttatctttaaaacgagtatactattgctatataaACCGGTTCTTGAATTACTTGATTCCATTAGAGAGAAGATTATGGTACGATTTGACAAAAAAAAAGGCTTTCAAAAAAATGGAAGGGTACCTTAGTAACTAAAACTAATACTTACCTCGACAAAATCTCTAAGGTTCGTATAATGTTCCTTTCTTTACATAAATTTCAAATATATTGTAGGTTAacgatttttttaatattttgaatGTTGTATGTAGAAATTGGGTGCATATGAAATTTGTAGAAGTGGTGAAAATCGAGCTGAGGTGAAATACGAGGACAAGCGTTGGGAGGTTTCCCTTGATGAGAGAAAGTGTACTTGTCAGGTTTGGCAGGTAAAAGGTGTTCCGTGTGTGCATGCAACAACTTTTATTATTTTCACAAGGGATGTTAACTGGGACATGTATGTTGATCCATTTTATACTACTGAGAAGTTTAAATTAGCTTATGTTTTAGAAGTTGCTCCAATGCCTACAAAGGATCAATGAGCGCATATAGATATCAAGGAGAAGATATACCCACCTGCAATCAAACGTCCACATGGGAGACCAAGAAAGAACAGAATTAAACCAGGTGACGAGCCTAAAAAACGACAAAAATGTCCATGATGTGGTGAGCATGGACACCGTGAAAAGACATGCAAAAACTCAACACTTGAAGATCCTACTCAGCAACAAGCCTCAACAGGTAAAAGGGGACGAGGAAAAAGTACAAAAAAGACATGAAAGTAATTAGTCAAAGATGAGCGGTTGATTTCAAATTTTTGGTatcgtattttttttttttttgaacgaaatTATGTTTTTTGAACGAAAATATTATGAACGAAATTTATGTTTTTTATAAGTACTATTATGGTTTTGTGTGTATTGTTTGACAAACGTAACAAGTAGAAGAATTGGGGGTGATAATACATaaattgggtaaatatgtaattgattttacatATCAGAATagggaaatatgtaaatattcatttacTAGTTCATTAAGGATAAAATAGTCATAAATAAGGGTCATTTTAATGAAAATAAGAAATATGTAATATCTATCAGTTAGGAagaggaaatatgtaattgattttatgacTTAGGTAAATACATAATAAAGTAACTTAGAAGCTTAGGAGAGGGAAATATATAAAAAGCGCTATTAAAAATACCTGGTGGTTTGTGCACCTCTACAAAGAAGGAGATGTAAGGCAAGAGAAAATCGGAATTGAAAAAGACGACTGATTAGCCCAGCCCACTTCCAAAAAGGCTTATGGTTTGGGCCTCAAGTGAATCTCCCAAATATAAAACCCTGTGACCGCCCTCACTTACCGACCGGCGACCTACACACATGACGATGTTTCTCCGGCGAATTGGACAGATGGGAAGACGACAATCATCGTCCATCTTGTCTTGTTACCGACCTCTAATAACCCCAATCCAACATCCTTCTCCAAATGAACAATCGAGAGGGTTCGTTTCAGAGATGCGAAAAACAGCATTTGAAGACCGCATTCGTAGACTCATCCGAAACGACATTCAATACGAACTCGATCGATCTCCCCTTACTCAGGTAGCTTTCCCCCTTGCACACCTATTTATTATACACTTAGTTGTTTATAAGCTCATGTGCCTGCACAACAAAAATTCTGGTGTGTTTGTTAACTATTAGACTgcggggaggggggggggggcttgggttgggttgggGCATTGAGTGACAAGTGGCAGTTGGTGGGGTCACATGGATGGTGCGGCGTGGCGGGGCTTCCGGTTGGGTGTGGGTGTGGGTTGGCGTGTGACTTATGAAAAAATCCGTTGAATGCGCTGACTTGTGTATTTATTTGGGTTCACTTTGCCAATGCGGTTTCTTCTTGAGGCGTCCACTTTATTTGGGTTCGTTGAGCGGGGGCTTGTGCTTTCTCCTCATCGGTTTTTTTTGTGACTTCTTTCTTTGGCGGGTTTGGATGACGAACCGCTAACGTCTTGCGGTTGTGTTTCGGGTACGGAATCGGGTTGGGAAAGGTTAACGACGGGGATAGATGATTCGTCGTATGGAATGTTTGGGTAAACACGGTTTCCTATAAACGACGCGATTCCCGCTAGGTCGGGAACCGGTGAGTAGATTAAAGGGCCACTAGGTCGGTTTGTTGGTTGACGGTTTTGTGGCGGGCTAGGGTTCGGGGTTTCTTGGTATCCAAAAGGGTTGGTCGGGTCGTATCCACGGTTATAAGGATGCATTGTAGAGGATGTtggttaaatttataaaaatatagagATAGAAGAAGTAGAGATGTAGAGAaagtggtaaaaaatggtaaaaaaggGGTAGTATTTATAGGGTATAAAAAAgaacttttttttaattaactaGCCGTTTGGCTAACGGCTACCCCTAACGGTCGGATTTCCACAGCCAATCCCAGCTACGCCACTGcatatatgtttttttatgtAGTTTTGGGTAACTGATGCTAAAAACATATGAGAAATATAAAAAAAAGGTTATATAGTACCTTGCGTACGGAAAGCGGTGTGCTTTGGCTAAGGGCGATATCGCCTCCTTCGCCACATGCTTTTAAAACCTAGGTGACCAATCTCTGTCTTAATACATATGATAGTGTAGGTAAAACTAGACTATATATATTTGCTTGAGAGAGATATAACATGGGCTGGTGTATGGTGGGTCGGATCCGGACATGGTATTCCAAATTGGGTAAAGGTGTTATGTGGGACATAGCCCTTCACGTACACACATACCTGTAATTagggctggcaaatcgtgtcttagcAGGTATCTGATAACGCAaacaacaaaaattttaaacatgaatacgactcctttaactactttatatccaACATCTATAAGACATATCTATATTTTATGCACCTAG
It encodes:
- the LOC110916473 gene encoding protein IMPAIRED IN BABA-INDUCED STERILITY 1, whose product is MGCVTSKQAVSVTPAADHSGVFRDNSAAGSGRVGGDVAVEVEGKKGKSKSKRKSKNESGVSGDVTGSELGESGRASSTNGGGDSVSFRLGNLHKYVEAEQVAAGWPAWLSAVAGEAIQGWVPLRAESFEKLEKVGQGTYSSVFRARELETGRIVALKKVRFDNFEPESVRFMAREIVILRRLDHPNVMKLDGIITSRLSCSIYLVFEYMEHDISGLLSCPDIKFTESQIKCYMKQLLSGLEHCHLRGVMHRDIKGANLLVNNEGVMKIADFGLANFCNMSGEKKQPLTSRVVTLWYRPPELLLGSTDYEASVDLWSIGCVFAELLLGSPILQGRTEVEQLHKIFKLCGSPPDDYWKKSKLPHATLFKPQHAYESCLWETFKDLPKCDVELIETLLSVEPYKRGTASSALASEYFKTKPYACDPSSLPKYPPNKEIDAKHREDSKRKKPVRPRGPEVSRRLARKQNGLTKLAPEESLPGQSQTRLKINGNSLDTKKGGDLILGFELRKPSINTIDDDGSHTKHASQGDIPYSGPLQVPGSSGFAWARRRLDDSLSIRSRSRSSSRSLISEPSGPLHLKSYESKCNENLDRTGSRGRESNGLVIKNWNQLERPDSFDAGSDGFVKRMNMMYHDHEEKVELVEFSGPLLSQPNRIDELLERHERQIRQAVRRSWFQRGKKVG